Proteins encoded within one genomic window of Aquarana catesbeiana isolate 2022-GZ linkage group LG03, ASM4218655v1, whole genome shotgun sequence:
- the LOC141134437 gene encoding putative olfactory receptor 2B8, with translation MGIMMRNYTKVEEFILLGLTRRPDIQTVLFLVFLISYITSLMGNVLIIFASRISPHLHTPMYFFLSNLSFMDTCFTSSIVPKMLINFLSLKKCISFDACFTQLFIHMGVGGSECCLLLAMAYDRYVAICSPLYYTTIMHPSLCVKMASGCWIVGFINSLIHTLFALQLPFCGPNVINHFFCEIPYIIELSCTDASLNKTIIFLCAMFVVMGPFFFILITYGCIIFSILKISTSVGRKKAFSTCASHIIVVTLFYGTIIFLYMRPGDTHMANQDKMATLFYSVVTPMLNPFIYTLRSKDVKGALLWITRKKHVSE, from the coding sequence ATGGGAATAATGATGCGGAACTACACAAAAGTTGAGGAATTCATTCTTCTGGGGTTGACCAGACGCCCAGATATACAAACTGTCTTATTTCTGGTATTTCTTATCAGTTATATTACATCACTTATGGGTAATGTCCTTATTATTTTTGCCAGCAGGATAAGCCCCCATCTCCATACACCAATGTATTTTTTCTTGAGTAACTTATCATTTATGGACACTTGTTTCACCTCCAGTATAGTTCCCAAAATGCTGATAAATTTTTTATCACTGAAGAAATGTATATCATTTGATGCCTGTTTCACCCAATTATTTATACACATGGGTGTAGGAGGCTCGGAATGCTGCCTTCTCCTAGCAATGGCTTATGATCGCTATGTGGCTATATGTAGCCCATTGTACTATACCACCATTATGCATCCAAGCTTATGCGTGAAAATGGCAAGTGGCTGTTGGATTGTGGGCTTTATAAACTCATTAATACACACATTATTTGCACTGCAATTGCCATTCTGTGGCCCAAATGTCATTAACCATTTTTTCTGTGAGATACCATATATAATAGAACTGTCCTGCACAGATGCTTCTCTTAATAAGACCATTATTTTTTTGTGTGCTATGTTTGTGGTTATGGGCCCATTTTTCTTTATTCTAATTACATATGGCTGTATTATCTTTAGTATACTTAAGATCAGTACATCTGTCGGCCGGAAAAAAGCTTTCTCCACTTGTGCTTCACATATTATTGTAGTCACCTTATTCTATGGTACAATTATTTTTTTGTACATGAGACCGGGAGACACTCACATGGCCAACCAGGATAAAATGGCCACCTTGTTCTATAGCGTTGTGACTCCAATGCTTAACCCTTTCATCTACACTTTGAGAAGCAAAGATGTTAAAGGGGCGTTGCTGTGGATTACAAGAAAAAAGCATGTGTCAGAGTGA